One part of the bacterium genome encodes these proteins:
- the atpB gene encoding F0F1 ATP synthase subunit A → MKEHEHSPLMWFIHNVSENPIAMTGVVSFIIIVLALFATRNLKEKPGRLQNFFELFTEAVLSFITSIMGEKGKAFLPLFGSLALFILLSNLIGLVPGCGSPTGNWNTTIALALSVFVTTHYIGIRKKGLNYLSHFLFPIRFWKNKLWLLPLNILGDILFIIIHLMGELAKPFSLSLRLFVNMFSKHTTLLCLSFVVVLFAKKPILYLLTGFIPVLLPPAIMGLGIITCCVQTLVFFLLSIIYVDLAMEEAEH, encoded by the coding sequence ATGAAAGAACATGAACATTCGCCTCTTATGTGGTTTATCCATAATGTTTCTGAAAACCCTATTGCTATGACAGGGGTTGTATCTTTTATCATCATTGTTCTTGCCCTTTTTGCAACAAGGAATTTGAAGGAAAAACCAGGGAGGCTTCAGAATTTCTTTGAGCTTTTTACAGAGGCTGTTTTGTCTTTTATAACCTCAATAATGGGAGAGAAGGGAAAAGCATTCCTCCCCCTTTTTGGAAGCCTTGCATTATTTATCCTCTTATCAAACCTTATAGGCCTTGTGCCTGGTTGTGGCTCTCCTACAGGAAATTGGAATACAACAATTGCATTAGCCCTCTCTGTATTCGTTACAACGCATTATATTGGGATAAGGAAAAAGGGGCTTAACTACCTTTCCCATTTTCTCTTTCCCATAAGGTTCTGGAAGAATAAATTATGGCTTTTACCCCTTAATATCCTTGGCGATATTTTGTTTATAATAATCCACCTTATGGGTGAGCTTGCAAAGCCATTCTCACTATCATTAAGGCTATTTGTCAATATGTTTTCAAAGCATACAACCCTTCTTTGCCTATCATTTGTTGTTGTTTTGTTTGCCAAGAAGCCTATTCTTTATCTTTTAACAGGGTTTATTCCTGTTTTATTGCCACCGGCAATAATGGGGCTTGGAATAATAACCTGTTGTGTTCAGACATTGGTATTTTTTCTTCTTTCTATAATCTATGTTGATCTGGCAATGGAGGAGGCAGAGCATTGA
- the atpE gene encoding ATP synthase F0 subunit C produces MEALIASVVTAGFALALAAFAAALSQGNATAKAAEGMARQPEAAGKIQTLLILGLAFMESLVLYVLLISMLLLFVFAKPLLDMVLKS; encoded by the coding sequence ATGGAAGCATTGATTGCGAGCGTTGTAACAGCAGGGTTTGCTTTGGCTTTAGCGGCATTTGCTGCTGCTTTAAGTCAAGGGAATGCGACGGCAAAGGCAGCAGAGGGAATGGCAAGACAGCCAGAGGCAGCAGGTAAGATCCAAACATTGTTAATCTTGGGTCTTGCATTTATGGAATCTTTGGTTCTCTATGTCTTGCTTATCTCAATGCTTTTGCTTTTTGTCTTTGCAAAACCCTTACTTGATATGGTATTAAAAAGCTAA
- the atpF gene encoding F0F1 ATP synthase subunit B, giving the protein MIEINPWMILVQLISFLVLMAVLGRFLFSPLSKFIEKRREEINNTFSLINEEKEKSGELIERAEKRLKDVENEAKTIIDKAIKEGEGIRIEILKKAKKEAEIMAQSILTNAKQEIKKEKQNAISYIAKISVAIAGKLTKEVIDEKKADALLSEFIRDIKEEDVIK; this is encoded by the coding sequence ATGATTGAGATAAATCCCTGGATGATTCTTGTCCAGCTTATAAGCTTTTTGGTGCTTATGGCTGTACTGGGAAGGTTTCTTTTTTCTCCTTTATCAAAATTTATTGAGAAAAGAAGAGAAGAGATAAATAATACATTCTCCCTTATAAATGAAGAGAAAGAGAAATCAGGAGAATTAATAGAAAGGGCAGAAAAAAGGCTTAAGGATGTAGAGAATGAGGCAAAGACAATTATTGATAAGGCTATAAAAGAGGGAGAAGGCATTAGGATAGAGATTTTAAAAAAGGCAAAAAAAGAAGCAGAAATAATGGCACAATCAATCCTTACTAATGCAAAGCAGGAGATAAAGAAGGAGAAGCAAAATGCAATTTCTTATATAGCAAAGATCTCTGTTGCCATAGCAGGTAAATTAACAAAGGAGGTTATTGATGAAAAAAAAGCAGATGCTTTGCTTTCTGAATTTATAAGAGACATCAAAGAGGAGGATGTTATTAAGTGA
- the atpH gene encoding ATP synthase F1 subunit delta: protein MIIKERIAKRFAKAFFEMVKEKGEKEGEDLFLISSTISKNPKILKVFSNPAISFHKKMDFLKNLFENLSDELARFIFLLIEKQRLNLLPQILFYFNKLIDEERERIRVVLTSCFEVKEELRKILIGKLKQILKKDVILDINIDKSIIGGGILEIGSKRIDGSIAGYLKRMEKLWGG from the coding sequence GTGATAATAAAAGAGAGGATAGCAAAAAGGTTTGCAAAGGCATTCTTTGAAATGGTAAAGGAGAAAGGAGAAAAAGAGGGAGAAGATTTATTTCTAATATCCTCCACAATAAGCAAAAACCCTAAAATCCTTAAGGTTTTTTCAAATCCAGCAATTTCTTTTCATAAAAAGATGGATTTTCTTAAAAATCTTTTTGAAAATCTGTCAGATGAGCTTGCAAGGTTTATATTTCTCCTCATTGAAAAGCAAAGGCTTAATCTTCTTCCCCAAATATTGTTTTATTTTAATAAGCTCATTGATGAAGAAAGGGAAAGAATAAGGGTTGTCCTTACATCTTGTTTTGAGGTAAAGGAGGAATTAAGGAAGATACTTATTGGAAAATTAAAGCAAATATTAAAAAAGGATGTTATTCTTGATATAAATATAGACAAATCTATAATTGGAGGAGGAATCCTTGAAATTGGCTCAAAGCGAATAGATGGAAGCATAGCAGGCTATCTAAAAAGAATGGAAAAACTATGGGGAGGTTAA